A genomic stretch from Microbacterium proteolyticum includes:
- a CDS encoding FGGY-family carbohydrate kinase, translating to MERLLLGIDAGLTVTKSVIFDEHGVQVGVATRRVASHSPQPNFVERDQDAVWAAIVATVRDVVVRTGVDVEDIVAVGVTAHGDGLYLVDEAGLPVAPGILSLDTRARDVVERWREDGTFERALASSGQTPFASTPASLLRWFVENAPETLARARYALTCKDAMKARITGSVSTDRTEASLSFVDPRTQRYSADILATYGLAEWESLLPPLIDSSAVAGAVTEDAARRLGLRPGTPVVAGAHDVDCSAIGSGAVRPGQMSLIAGTYSINQAISSTPRTSERWYARSFVVPDIWIHQAVSPSSATNMEWFVREVAAPVRGDAGGTDAFAFVEEEVAAIAGDPDDVIYLPFLYGSPLADRTSGTFLGLRGWHRRGHLLRAVMQGVVYNHRWHVDDLLTSFDVESIHLTGGASNSGRWCQMFADALAREVRVAPTPEAGALGVCMLAGIGVGVYADLDDAVERAGGVPAVYSPDPDGVAAHAENYARYRRTVEAMRPVWSAIHR from the coding sequence TTGGAGCGTTTACTGCTGGGAATTGACGCCGGCCTGACCGTCACGAAGTCGGTCATCTTCGACGAACACGGCGTGCAGGTGGGCGTAGCCACGCGGCGCGTGGCGTCGCACAGCCCGCAGCCGAATTTCGTCGAGCGCGACCAGGACGCGGTATGGGCAGCGATCGTCGCCACCGTTCGTGACGTCGTGGTCCGCACCGGCGTGGACGTCGAAGACATCGTGGCGGTCGGTGTGACCGCGCACGGGGACGGCCTCTACCTCGTCGACGAAGCGGGGTTGCCGGTGGCCCCCGGGATCCTCTCGCTCGACACCCGCGCCCGCGATGTCGTGGAGCGCTGGCGGGAGGACGGGACCTTCGAACGGGCGCTCGCGTCGAGCGGTCAGACGCCGTTCGCGTCGACCCCGGCATCACTGCTGCGCTGGTTCGTCGAGAACGCCCCGGAGACCCTTGCTCGCGCACGATACGCCTTGACCTGCAAAGACGCGATGAAGGCGAGGATCACCGGATCGGTCTCGACCGACCGTACCGAGGCCAGTCTCTCCTTCGTCGATCCCCGCACGCAGCGATACAGCGCGGACATCCTCGCCACGTACGGGCTGGCCGAGTGGGAGTCGCTCCTGCCGCCCCTGATCGACTCGTCCGCGGTCGCCGGAGCAGTCACCGAAGACGCGGCGCGCCGACTCGGACTGCGCCCGGGGACGCCCGTCGTGGCCGGAGCGCATGACGTCGACTGTTCGGCGATCGGCTCGGGGGCCGTGCGTCCGGGGCAGATGTCGCTCATCGCCGGCACGTACTCGATCAACCAGGCGATCTCTTCGACGCCGCGCACGAGCGAGCGGTGGTACGCGCGAAGCTTCGTCGTTCCCGACATCTGGATCCATCAGGCCGTGTCGCCGTCCAGCGCGACGAACATGGAGTGGTTCGTCCGAGAGGTCGCGGCACCCGTGAGGGGCGACGCCGGAGGGACGGACGCGTTCGCGTTCGTCGAGGAGGAGGTCGCCGCGATCGCCGGCGATCCGGACGACGTCATCTATCTTCCGTTCCTCTACGGCTCTCCCCTCGCGGACCGCACCTCGGGAACCTTCCTGGGCCTGCGCGGATGGCACCGGCGGGGGCACCTCCTTCGAGCGGTGATGCAAGGAGTGGTCTACAACCACCGGTGGCACGTCGACGATCTGCTGACCTCCTTTGACGTGGAGAGCATCCACCTCACCGGTGGCGCCTCCAACAGCGGACGTTGGTGTCAGATGTTCGCCGACGCCCTCGCGCGCGAGGTTCGGGTGGCTCCCACGCCGGAGGCGGGTGCCCTCGGGGTCTGCATGCTCGCGGGTATCGGCGTGGGCGTCTACGCCGACCTCGACGACGCCGTCGAGCGCGCGGGCGGAGTGCCGGCGGTGTACAGCCCCGACCCCGACGGCGTGGCAGCGCACGCGGAGAACTACGCCCGCTACCGGCGAACGGTCGAGGCAATGCGTCCGGTCTGGTCTGCCATCCACCGCTGA
- a CDS encoding substrate-binding domain-containing protein produces the protein MKKLLSTLTLLALGATAVSGCASGAPAGDQPLRIGVSVYANSSFITQGHEGVDAYAEANDIDVLWQAADFDVNTQATQVEQLINQRVDAILLAPVQPDSLAPQLALAKEKGIPVIAVNAQLDDTSALASSVQPDDVVAGSQAAQMMIDHLGGSGNVVILQGALGSSFEINRTNGMQEAIAKSPGISVLAEDAGNWSRDDSINLTRTWLNSFPGKIDGIIAQNDDMALGALQATREAGLSIPIVGIDGIEDALNAVKDGGMIGTQLQHGRVELAAGLAVAERVAKGESVEPLYTYLMPPVTSDNVDAVIANVVTEKDAFLKGLPALVDANLETGDIANEKQ, from the coding sequence ATGAAGAAACTGCTTTCCACCCTGACTCTGCTCGCCCTGGGAGCCACCGCTGTGAGCGGCTGTGCATCCGGAGCGCCGGCCGGAGATCAACCGCTGCGCATCGGCGTGTCGGTCTACGCCAACAGCTCGTTCATCACCCAGGGGCACGAGGGGGTCGACGCCTACGCCGAAGCGAACGACATCGACGTGCTCTGGCAGGCCGCCGACTTCGACGTGAACACCCAGGCCACGCAGGTGGAGCAGCTCATCAACCAGCGCGTCGACGCCATTCTGCTGGCACCGGTCCAGCCCGATTCGCTCGCCCCGCAACTCGCGTTGGCGAAGGAGAAGGGCATCCCGGTGATCGCCGTGAACGCTCAGCTCGACGACACCTCCGCACTGGCGTCCAGCGTGCAGCCCGATGACGTGGTCGCGGGCAGCCAAGCGGCGCAGATGATGATCGACCATCTCGGCGGCTCCGGGAACGTGGTGATCCTCCAGGGGGCGCTCGGTAGCTCGTTCGAGATCAACCGCACGAACGGCATGCAGGAGGCGATCGCCAAGAGCCCCGGCATCTCGGTGCTGGCGGAGGACGCGGGCAACTGGTCGCGCGACGATTCGATCAACCTCACCCGCACCTGGCTCAACTCCTTCCCCGGCAAGATCGACGGCATCATCGCGCAGAACGACGACATGGCCCTCGGCGCTCTCCAGGCCACTCGCGAGGCCGGACTGTCGATCCCGATCGTGGGGATCGACGGGATCGAGGACGCATTGAATGCTGTGAAGGACGGCGGCATGATCGGAACCCAGCTCCAGCACGGGCGTGTCGAACTGGCGGCGGGGCTGGCGGTCGCTGAGCGGGTCGCGAAGGGAGAGAGCGTGGAGCCGCTCTACACCTACCTCATGCCGCCGGTCACCTCAGACAACGTCGACGCGGTCATCGCGAACGTCGTCACCGAGAAGGACGCCTTCCTGAAAGGCCTGCCGGCTCTCGTCGACGCCAACTTGGAAACCGGTGACATCGCCAACGAAAAGCAGTGA
- a CDS encoding GntR family transcriptional regulator, whose protein sequence is MKFSLDAASPTPPYEQVRAQVIAAIDDGSLVAGTRLPPVRTLATELDLAANTVARAYKELEEAGYVETRGRAGTIVRGGDAASARAAQAAEAYAETVRRLGVSPADAVALVKAALGEE, encoded by the coding sequence ATGAAGTTCTCCCTGGATGCCGCTTCCCCCACGCCGCCGTACGAGCAGGTGCGGGCGCAGGTGATCGCCGCCATCGACGACGGGTCGCTCGTCGCCGGGACGCGTCTGCCGCCCGTGCGCACCCTCGCAACCGAGCTCGACCTCGCCGCGAACACCGTGGCCCGGGCCTACAAAGAGCTCGAGGAGGCCGGCTACGTCGAGACACGCGGGCGCGCCGGCACGATCGTCCGCGGCGGCGATGCGGCGTCCGCGCGAGCTGCGCAGGCGGCCGAGGCGTACGCGGAGACGGTGCGCCGGCTGGGCGTCTCGCCAGCGGACGCGGTGGCGCTGGTGAAGGCGGCGCTCGGCGAGGAGTGA
- the thiD gene encoding bifunctional hydroxymethylpyrimidine kinase/phosphomethylpyrimidine kinase gives MSAAQQREASPRVLSIAGTDPTGGAGVQADLKSIAAFGGYGMAAVTALVAQNTLGVREVHVPPTAFLDAQLRAVSDDVEIDAVKIGMLGSADVVATVAAWLAETQPRIVVLDPVMIATSGDRLLDADAEQAVRTLCHRADLVTPNLPELAVLTDRPVARTWDDAVAQARTLAETADTAVLLKGGHLDGDQSPDAIVDTTGVHPVPGRRVATRHTHGTGCSLSSAMATLAAHGLPWPAALERAKRWLTGALENAEALHVGRGNGPIDHLHELRPHIDLGRSWSAGRWDATTSTRAEVDACAFVRGLAWGDLDRDAFHWYLGQDLLYLREYARVLARAAALAPNVDEQRFWAAASVSCLVEEAALHQSHVDPTQLEPAPSTLDYTDHLHAASTAGSYAVLVAAILPCFVLYTDIGARWRGTFAPDHPYADWLTAYGDETFAASSAEAATIVDAAARTASGTTRAAMAAAYDRSMALELAFFEAPLRRI, from the coding sequence GTGAGCGCCGCACAGCAGCGGGAAGCGAGCCCGCGCGTGCTCAGCATCGCCGGCACCGACCCCACCGGGGGCGCCGGCGTGCAGGCCGACCTCAAGTCCATCGCCGCCTTCGGCGGCTACGGCATGGCGGCGGTGACCGCGCTCGTCGCGCAGAACACCCTCGGCGTCCGCGAGGTGCACGTGCCGCCCACGGCGTTCCTCGACGCGCAACTGCGCGCGGTGAGCGACGACGTCGAGATCGACGCGGTCAAGATCGGCATGCTCGGTTCGGCCGACGTCGTCGCCACCGTCGCCGCCTGGCTCGCCGAGACGCAGCCGCGGATCGTCGTGCTCGACCCGGTGATGATCGCGACCAGCGGCGACCGCCTGCTCGACGCCGACGCCGAGCAGGCGGTGCGCACACTCTGCCACCGCGCCGACCTCGTCACCCCCAACCTGCCCGAACTCGCCGTCCTCACCGACCGACCCGTCGCGCGCACCTGGGACGATGCGGTCGCCCAGGCGCGCACCCTGGCCGAGACGGCCGACACCGCCGTGCTGCTGAAGGGCGGTCACCTCGACGGCGACCAGAGCCCGGATGCCATCGTCGACACGACCGGCGTCCACCCGGTGCCGGGCCGTCGCGTCGCCACCCGGCACACCCACGGCACGGGCTGCTCGCTGTCGTCGGCGATGGCGACCCTCGCCGCCCACGGCCTCCCCTGGCCCGCGGCGCTGGAACGCGCGAAGCGCTGGCTCACCGGCGCCCTCGAGAACGCCGAAGCCCTGCACGTCGGCCGCGGCAACGGCCCGATCGACCATCTGCACGAACTCCGCCCCCACATCGATCTGGGCCGCTCCTGGAGCGCCGGACGATGGGATGCCACGACCTCGACCCGTGCCGAGGTCGACGCGTGCGCGTTCGTGCGGGGACTGGCATGGGGAGACCTCGACCGCGACGCCTTCCACTGGTATCTCGGTCAGGATCTGCTATACCTGCGCGAGTACGCCCGCGTGCTGGCCCGCGCCGCGGCGCTCGCTCCGAACGTCGACGAGCAACGGTTCTGGGCGGCGGCATCAGTGTCGTGCCTGGTCGAGGAGGCCGCCCTGCACCAGTCGCACGTCGACCCGACGCAGCTCGAACCCGCACCATCGACCCTGGACTACACCGACCACCTGCATGCGGCATCGACCGCGGGGTCGTACGCCGTGCTGGTCGCCGCGATCCTGCCCTGCTTCGTGCTCTACACCGACATCGGCGCGCGCTGGCGCGGCACCTTCGCCCCCGACCATCCGTACGCCGACTGGCTCACCGCCTACGGCGACGAGACGTTCGCGGCGTCATCGGCCGAGGCGGCGACGATCGTGGATGCCGCCGCCCGCACGGCATCCGGAACCACTCGCGCCGCGATGGCCGCCGCCTACGATCGATCGATGGCATTGGAGCTGGCGTTCTTCGAAGCGCCACTGCGCCGGATCTGA
- a CDS encoding sugar ABC transporter ATP-binding protein has translation MSLSQPSPSRAAFACRAISKGFGGIPVLKSIDLDLAPGEVVALAGENGAGKSTLLKIIAGQVRPDAGELTLFGESIGRYSSGVAHRHGVSIVPQELAPVPDLAVYENIFLGRELRTRLGTIDRAAERREARRMLLDFDVDIDPVLPMRKLTVAVQQIVEIIKNTSSGCKVLLLDEPTSAISTREVERFYRIVDRLRDAGVAIVYTTHKMEEIRRLADRVIVLRDGRLIADARAADITDDQIVTAMIGRELEALFPEKATVSSSVRPALSVRSIRVEGFDADVSLDVRPGEIVALAGLIGAGRTELLEALFGSRRRDGGRVEVGGAVLADGHPRGAIAAGVGFVPEDRKNAGLVLSMSILENGMLPHLDGFSTAGWLNRTRATATLGEVVDSLNLKRSSLGQSVGTLSGGNQQKVVLGRWLTHPLTVMLLDEPTRGVDVGARSEIYRIVAELAARGVAVLMASSDMAEVIGLAHRVVVLREGGVVGELDSTQLGPHAQDLIFRLAAGLQTGTRA, from the coding sequence ATGTCCCTCTCCCAGCCGTCCCCATCGCGCGCCGCGTTCGCCTGTCGCGCGATCTCCAAGGGCTTCGGCGGCATCCCCGTTCTCAAGTCCATCGACCTCGACCTCGCACCCGGCGAGGTCGTCGCGCTCGCCGGCGAGAACGGCGCCGGCAAGTCGACACTGCTGAAGATCATCGCGGGTCAGGTGCGCCCGGATGCCGGGGAGCTCACCCTGTTCGGCGAGAGCATCGGCCGGTACAGCTCAGGGGTCGCTCACCGTCATGGCGTGTCGATCGTGCCCCAGGAGCTCGCCCCGGTCCCCGACCTCGCCGTGTACGAGAACATTTTCCTCGGTCGGGAATTGCGCACGCGCCTCGGCACGATCGACCGCGCGGCGGAACGGCGAGAAGCACGACGGATGCTCCTCGACTTCGACGTCGACATCGATCCGGTCCTCCCCATGCGCAAGCTGACCGTCGCGGTGCAGCAGATCGTGGAGATCATCAAGAACACCTCGTCGGGTTGCAAGGTGCTCTTGCTCGACGAGCCCACCTCCGCGATCTCGACACGCGAGGTCGAGCGGTTCTACCGGATCGTGGACCGGCTGCGCGATGCCGGGGTGGCGATCGTCTACACGACGCACAAGATGGAGGAGATCCGCCGCTTGGCAGACCGCGTCATCGTGCTGCGCGACGGCCGATTGATCGCGGACGCACGAGCCGCGGACATCACCGACGACCAGATCGTCACCGCCATGATCGGCCGTGAGTTGGAGGCGCTCTTCCCCGAGAAGGCGACGGTCTCCTCCTCGGTTCGACCGGCGCTGTCGGTCCGGAGTATCCGCGTAGAAGGCTTCGACGCCGACGTCTCCCTCGACGTGCGCCCGGGCGAGATCGTCGCCCTGGCGGGCCTGATCGGGGCAGGACGCACCGAGTTGTTGGAGGCGCTGTTCGGATCACGCCGACGCGACGGCGGCCGCGTCGAGGTCGGCGGGGCGGTTCTCGCCGATGGACATCCGCGCGGCGCCATCGCGGCGGGCGTGGGTTTCGTCCCCGAGGACCGCAAGAACGCGGGACTGGTGCTGTCGATGAGCATTCTCGAGAACGGCATGCTTCCCCATCTCGACGGGTTCTCCACGGCCGGCTGGCTGAACCGCACCCGCGCCACCGCAACCCTCGGTGAGGTCGTGGACAGCCTGAACCTCAAACGATCAAGTCTCGGGCAGAGCGTGGGCACTCTGTCGGGCGGCAATCAACAGAAGGTGGTCCTGGGCCGCTGGTTGACCCATCCGCTGACCGTGATGCTGCTCGATGAGCCGACCCGCGGCGTCGATGTCGGTGCGCGCAGCGAGATCTACCGCATCGTCGCCGAGCTCGCCGCCCGAGGTGTCGCCGTCCTCATGGCATCGTCCGACATGGCCGAGGTCATCGGTCTCGCCCACCGCGTCGTCGTTCTACGCGAGGGGGGCGTCGTCGGCGAACTGGATTCGACACAGCTCGGCCCCCACGCCCAAGACCTCATCTTCCGGCTCGCTGCCGGCCTGCAGACAGGAACCCGCGCATGA
- the thiE gene encoding thiamine phosphate synthase, whose amino-acid sequence MTDLSLHLVTDHRVPFARLRDIVDEAVNDGVTVVQLRDKVATGGELYARTLDLADVVAGRCAFVVDDRLDIVLAARDRGARVDGIHLGQSDLPVDAARALLGPTALVGWTANTPEHLAAADAFAPGTLDYLGVGVIRATDTKPDHPRPLGVDGFAELAASTALPCVAIGGIDVGDVAALRAAGAAGVAVVSAVCAADDPGAVVRDLRAAWASAA is encoded by the coding sequence ATGACAGACCTCTCCCTGCACCTCGTCACCGACCACCGCGTGCCCTTCGCCCGCCTGCGCGACATCGTCGATGAAGCGGTGAACGACGGCGTCACGGTCGTCCAGCTGCGCGACAAGGTCGCCACCGGCGGCGAGCTCTACGCCCGCACACTCGACCTCGCCGACGTCGTCGCGGGTCGCTGCGCCTTCGTCGTCGACGACCGCCTCGACATCGTGCTCGCCGCGCGCGACCGCGGCGCCCGCGTCGACGGCATCCACCTCGGTCAGAGCGACCTCCCCGTCGACGCCGCACGCGCGCTCCTCGGCCCCACCGCCCTCGTGGGCTGGACGGCGAACACTCCGGAACACCTCGCTGCCGCCGACGCGTTCGCCCCGGGGACCCTCGACTACCTCGGCGTCGGCGTGATCCGCGCGACCGACACCAAGCCCGACCACCCGCGACCGCTCGGCGTCGACGGGTTCGCCGAGCTCGCGGCATCCACCGCTCTGCCGTGCGTGGCGATCGGCGGGATCGACGTCGGCGACGTCGCCGCCCTCCGCGCCGCGGGGGCCGCGGGCGTCGCTGTCGTCTCGGCGGTGTGCGCGGCCGACGACCCGGGCGCGGTCGTGCGCGACCTCCGAGCGGCGTGGGCGAGCGCCGCGTGA
- a CDS encoding SDR family oxidoreductase, with translation MPLALVTGAARANSIAAAILPRLQTDGWDTVTSELDTGDYPCDLASPTAPTELIERVSRERGPIHALVLSHAHGVESGILDTTAESFDRHVAVNARATLLMIAAFARQVDETGGAIIAFTSDHTTGNLPYGASKGALDRIVISAARELGPRGISANVVNPGPIDTGWMDAATRDALAGYHPLGRFGTPRDIAGITAFLLSDEGRWVSGQLLHTDGGFTARF, from the coding sequence ATGCCCCTCGCCCTCGTCACCGGAGCCGCACGCGCGAACAGCATCGCCGCCGCGATCCTCCCGCGCCTGCAGACAGACGGCTGGGACACCGTGACCAGCGAACTCGACACCGGCGACTACCCGTGCGACCTCGCCAGCCCCACAGCGCCCACCGAGCTCATCGAACGCGTCTCCCGCGAGCGCGGACCGATCCACGCCCTCGTGCTGAGCCACGCACATGGTGTCGAGTCCGGAATCCTCGACACCACCGCCGAGAGCTTCGACCGCCACGTCGCGGTGAACGCCCGCGCGACCCTGCTCATGATCGCCGCCTTCGCGCGACAGGTCGACGAAACCGGTGGCGCGATCATCGCCTTCACGAGCGACCACACCACGGGCAACCTCCCCTACGGCGCGTCGAAGGGTGCGCTCGACCGCATCGTCATCTCCGCCGCACGCGAACTCGGCCCGCGGGGCATCTCCGCCAACGTCGTCAATCCCGGCCCGATCGACACCGGATGGATGGATGCCGCAACCCGCGACGCCCTCGCCGGTTACCACCCGCTCGGCCGCTTCGGTACGCCCCGCGACATCGCCGGCATCACCGCGTTCCTCCTGTCCGACGAGGGCCGCTGGGTCAGCGGACAGCTCCTCCACACCGACGGCGGGTTCACCGCGCGGTTCTGA
- a CDS encoding DeoR/GlpR family DNA-binding transcription regulator, with the protein MNTEKGGAGATGVKASRQRERQRLIAEQVLREGSVRIEVLAEDYDISLMTIHRDLDELETRGLLRKSRGWATAMSSSLVEASDVFRRDQQSAEKDALARAALEFIAPGQSVFLDDSTTTARFAALLPQKAPLTVVTNYFSLMESLRTERDVTVLGLGGRYVSWSDSFMGSMTTTAIRSVAADVFVMSTSAIIDDTCYHHTQDIVDVKRAMFDSAAVRILAVDHTKFERRALHALVRLNEFDHVIVDDGLSPERLARLRETTRDLTVARVRG; encoded by the coding sequence GTGAACACCGAGAAAGGCGGCGCGGGGGCGACCGGCGTGAAGGCGTCCCGCCAACGGGAGCGGCAGCGCCTGATTGCCGAGCAGGTGTTGCGTGAGGGGTCCGTGCGCATCGAGGTGCTGGCCGAGGACTACGACATCAGCCTCATGACCATCCACCGCGATCTCGACGAGCTGGAGACGCGCGGTCTCCTCCGCAAGTCGCGCGGGTGGGCGACAGCGATGTCATCGAGCCTCGTCGAAGCCAGCGACGTGTTCCGTCGTGATCAGCAAAGCGCCGAGAAGGATGCCCTGGCTCGTGCCGCGCTGGAATTCATCGCCCCGGGTCAATCCGTCTTTCTGGACGACTCCACCACGACCGCACGCTTTGCCGCCCTGCTGCCGCAGAAGGCGCCGCTGACCGTGGTGACGAACTACTTCTCGCTGATGGAGTCGTTGCGCACCGAGCGCGACGTGACGGTGCTCGGACTCGGTGGGCGTTACGTCAGCTGGTCCGACTCGTTCATGGGCAGTATGACCACGACCGCCATCCGCAGCGTCGCCGCCGACGTCTTCGTGATGTCGACCTCCGCGATCATCGATGACACGTGCTACCACCACACGCAGGACATCGTCGACGTCAAGCGCGCCATGTTCGACAGCGCGGCCGTCCGGATTCTCGCCGTCGATCACACGAAGTTCGAGCGGCGCGCTCTGCACGCACTCGTGCGTCTGAACGAGTTCGATCACGTGATCGTCGACGACGGTCTGAGCCCGGAGCGGCTCGCGAGACTGCGGGAGACCACCAGGGATCTCACGGTCGCCCGCGTGCGTGGGTGA
- the thiM gene encoding hydroxyethylthiazole kinase, whose amino-acid sequence MVVRTSSSPSTPTPALQADPARALERLREASPLTQCITNAVVTNFTANALLALGAAPAMCDIPGEAGMFAGIAGGVLVNLGTPTAEQRDAAREAVAAGTPWVLDPVAVGALPVRTALAHELLEARPAIIRGNASEILALAGLGAGGRGVDATDTADDALDAARELAAHTGGTVAVSGETDLIVDAGRTARVPGGSALLTKVTGGGCALGAAMAAFAAVVEPFEAAHAASAVWAVASERAASRSAGPGSFAVAFLDELAAVQPHDLVGRVELTR is encoded by the coding sequence ATGGTCGTTCGCACGTCGTCGTCTCCGTCCACCCCCACCCCCGCTCTCCAAGCCGACCCGGCCCGGGCGCTAGAACGCCTCCGCGAGGCGTCACCGCTCACGCAGTGCATCACCAACGCGGTGGTGACGAACTTCACCGCCAATGCCCTGCTGGCGCTCGGCGCAGCCCCCGCGATGTGCGACATCCCGGGCGAAGCGGGCATGTTCGCCGGCATCGCCGGCGGCGTGCTCGTCAACCTCGGCACGCCCACCGCCGAGCAGCGCGACGCCGCCCGCGAAGCCGTCGCCGCGGGCACCCCCTGGGTGCTCGACCCCGTCGCAGTGGGCGCCCTGCCCGTTCGCACCGCCCTCGCGCACGAGCTGCTCGAGGCGCGTCCGGCGATCATCCGCGGCAACGCCTCCGAGATCCTCGCCCTCGCGGGCCTGGGCGCCGGCGGTCGCGGCGTCGACGCCACCGATACCGCCGATGACGCCCTCGACGCCGCCCGCGAGCTCGCCGCCCACACCGGCGGCACGGTCGCCGTCTCAGGCGAGACCGACCTCATCGTGGATGCCGGACGCACGGCGCGAGTGCCCGGGGGCAGCGCTCTTCTGACGAAGGTCACCGGCGGCGGCTGCGCCCTCGGCGCCGCGATGGCGGCCTTCGCAGCGGTCGTAGAACCCTTCGAAGCGGCACACGCCGCGAGCGCCGTCTGGGCGGTGGCGTCCGAGCGGGCGGCATCCCGGTCCGCGGGCCCCGGCTCGTTCGCCGTCGCGTTCCTCGACGAGCTCGCCGCCGTGCAGCCGCACGACCTCGTGGGCCGCGTGGAGCTCACGCGATGA
- a CDS encoding DUF5302 domain-containing protein: MSTDETSGASASDDMKRKFKEALEKKNGQQRSGQAHLDGHSAVQGTHGAVTKREFRRKSG, translated from the coding sequence ATGAGTACCGACGAGACCTCGGGTGCCTCGGCATCCGACGACATGAAGCGCAAGTTCAAGGAAGCGCTGGAGAAGAAGAACGGCCAGCAGCGCTCGGGTCAGGCGCACCTCGACGGCCACTCCGCCGTGCAGGGCACGCACGGAGCGGTCACCAAGCGGGAGTTCCGCCGCAAGAGCGGCTGA
- a CDS encoding ABC transporter permease translates to MTTPTSTPVTTEALASAMSRSRFSLGAFKIFAIKNAMMLVMVLVIVYFTLASPLFATLDNVQNILLAAAPFALIAFGQTLVILTGGIDLSVGSTIALSAMIAAWWARANPEQIWIGFAVAVASGILVGLINGALVAFLRVPAFIATLAMLTLASGLAYVIGDGAPINGLPAAYGDIAKFKVLGLQFPVIVMIVGFIVLAVVMRKTVYGTRIYATGGNPQASRIAGIKVSAVLLSVYVISGGLAAASGVLLSSRVIAGTPSLGQGYELDAIAAVVIGGASLMGGRGTVWGTLIGLLLIQTLNNGMDLLLVPSYWQSVIKGVLIAAAVAADVYVSRRTH, encoded by the coding sequence ATGACCACCCCGACCTCCACCCCTGTGACCACCGAGGCGTTGGCATCAGCGATGTCCAGGTCGCGTTTCAGCCTGGGCGCATTCAAGATCTTCGCGATCAAGAACGCGATGATGCTCGTGATGGTGCTGGTCATCGTCTACTTCACCCTGGCGAGCCCCCTCTTCGCGACGCTCGACAACGTCCAGAACATCCTGCTCGCCGCAGCGCCGTTCGCCCTCATCGCCTTCGGACAGACACTCGTGATCCTCACCGGGGGGATCGACCTGTCCGTGGGCAGCACCATCGCACTGTCGGCGATGATCGCCGCCTGGTGGGCCCGGGCGAACCCCGAGCAGATCTGGATCGGCTTCGCCGTCGCCGTCGCCAGCGGCATCCTCGTCGGTCTCATCAACGGAGCGCTCGTCGCCTTCCTGCGTGTGCCCGCGTTCATCGCCACCCTCGCGATGCTCACCCTCGCGTCGGGCCTGGCATACGTCATCGGTGACGGTGCTCCGATCAACGGGCTCCCCGCCGCGTACGGTGACATCGCCAAATTCAAGGTGCTCGGCCTGCAATTCCCGGTGATCGTGATGATCGTGGGCTTCATCGTCCTGGCGGTGGTGATGCGCAAGACCGTGTACGGCACGCGCATCTACGCCACGGGCGGCAACCCGCAGGCTTCGCGTATCGCCGGCATCAAGGTCTCGGCGGTGCTGTTGAGCGTGTACGTCATCTCCGGCGGCCTGGCCGCCGCGTCGGGGGTGCTCCTGTCGTCTCGCGTCATCGCCGGAACCCCCAGCCTCGGGCAGGGATACGAATTGGATGCCATCGCCGCCGTCGTCATCGGAGGCGCGAGCCTTATGGGTGGTCGAGGGACGGTGTGGGGCACCCTCATCGGTCTCCTCCTGATCCAGACGCTGAACAACGGCATGGACCTGCTGCTCGTTCCCTCCTACTGGCAGTCGGTGATCAAGGGCGTGCTCATCGCAGCCGCCGTCGCCGCCGACGTCTACGTCAGTCGCAGGACTCACTGA